One part of the Anopheles coustani chromosome 2, idAnoCousDA_361_x.2, whole genome shotgun sequence genome encodes these proteins:
- the LOC131261880 gene encoding inhibitor of Bruton tyrosine kinase, with the protein MFTINSFEYECTKKCRLVSHGNAITAALTKRAVSDEQLAAYIAKTCRNFAHILDEYGRSALHMAASVGRYAIVEWLINQGASITQKDLESGHTALHRAMYYGSVGSAVALVKHGASLDVPDEDFVNPMQLCSNVSEQRLKDIAGGDRGALGPELMVWGQNKNYNLGIGNVQGRNNPESMEYFRKSRTGIGRMAISAYHSVFLTHGQAELYSTGHGLGGRLGLGMEHTVAFPSKVTAPLKAGDRIVDVAAGKHHTLILTDNNNIYSCGENKHCQLGINPPPPKLLSFKEITGQSAIAGKTINRIIAKDYHSIAVADADVYVWGLNGGQFGFKRDLAQIVLPKAIPLVPESAQAKDGASAVKWDTTVKLVESSNAAIVVYTQSKFLHIFTGFKVKTYKKPLMEKIECLSVTGGELQTTRDDVTRSSGDLRVLVFTASRNIYIWYEDCQQFVRCVFAQSRNLEVDKILWCANNALVLLLGNLYQGTITNKMPCSVRTQHSDYKETYTRKELCETLRSRIELKRIRNLNNVVDFVCDAAGENYAALVENTRRCFCMPELVESNYDYGTLLADASEMDAVHDVVLYVEGQPFASHRFILYHRSEFLRTILQKQPKEKEFHLKDHGLGAMTVGGFQLALRFLYTNKLVSVADVEKLARKPGNRSGAPVKPTVAEMNQMSSKLKGMFDQMHLEALSKSVKNLLEDPPIEPFPKLRHDSYPELYDLTIELQGHESLHAHKCVLVARLEYFAMMFAHTWTEKRKTADLKTVPREYMDVIVQFLYDNDYGRVRGQRYSENFLFSMIIICDQFFIEELKSIYETVISERVQLRNVGELLEFAYQYNCEVLKHVCMQFISVNFARLLEWHLLDGLEPTVLVQVDRFYKEFFQLSDFRTITPFSDAVSDEELEEFVRDFQVDLDEKADEPKGKMTVTPKGKQINTPKFSRLQKEKRNFEKEAMVYLQRLSFEEAAAEKERKISSSTTSSTTGPGSTPDVKHESPLSDRRPNNETIGSAGNSWQKVASPSGANADAKRKSALAAALRANEVMKQQSTSQEPSYANLRTVLEKTPTPPHIQPIRSPDEGYESAGNATRSAISLGDFALQKGKLSQKQRKRLSSGPSVEKTLAETVTGGKSPEVGPSTAVPDVPVNPWKIVSSPPVANLFKIGESTNDGPVVDLGSSTAITTVGGRKQRKSSTNETGEVENRTVIAANARQLRQRQLSSRSSAGEKDFNEILADERRTKQYYEKIKSKSLVLTQIEERAIEELRAFYNVDQVFDESITVERYRPPLLDDGFNYAVWQYQ; encoded by the exons ATGTTCACCATAAACAGTTTCGAGTACGAGTGCACGAAAAAGTGTCGTCTAGTGAGCCACGGAAATGCAATCACTGCGGCGCTTACGAAGCGAGCCGTCTCGGACGAACAGCTGGCGGCGTATATAGCAAAGACATGCCGCAACTTTGCCCACATCCTGGACGAGTACGGCCGCTCGGCGCTGCATATGGCCGCTTCGGTAGGCCGGTACGCAATCGTCGAATGGTTGATCAATCAG ggTGCCAGCATTACCCAGAAAGACCTCGAGTCGGGTCACACGGCGTTACATCGGGCGATGTATTACGGAAGCGTCGGCTCGGCCGTAGCACTAGTCAAACACGGCGCGTCCCTCGACGTACCGGACGAGGACTTTGTCAATCCGATGCAGCTGTGCAGTAATGTGTCCGAGCAACGGTTAAAAGACATCGCGGGTGGAGATCGTGGCGCGCTTGGACCGGAACTGATGGTCTGGGGACAGAACAAAAACTACAACCTGGGGATTGGCAATGTGCAGGGTCGGAACAATCCCGAGAGTATGGAATACTTTCGCAAAAGCCGTACCGGCATCGGTAGGATGGCGATCAGTGCTTACCATAGTGTTTTCTTGACGCACGGTCAGGCCGAGCTGTATTCAACGGGTCACGGGCTCGGTGGACGGCTAGGATTGGGAATGGAGCACACCGTGGCATTCCCGTCCAAGGTAACCGCTCCGTTGAAGGCAGGCGATCGCATTGTGGACGTTGCCGCCGGGAAACATCATACCCTTATCCTAACGGATAATAATAAT ATATATTCCTgtggagaaaacaaacactgcCAGCTGGGAATtaacccaccaccaccgaaacTGCTTAGCTTTAAGGAGATTACGGGTCAATCAGCAATAGC TGGGAAAACGATCAATCGTATCATAGCGAAAGATTACCACTCGATCGCCGTTGCCGACGCGGACGTGTACGTGTGGGGCCTCAATGGGGGACAGTTTGGGTTCAAGCGAGATCTCGCACAGATCGTACTGCCAAAGGCGATCCCACTCGTACCGGAAAGCGCGCAGGCGAAGGACGGTGCCAGTGCGGTCAAATGGGATACCACCGTCAAGCTGGTCGAGTCTAGCAATGCGGCCATCGTGGTGTACACGCAGTCCAAGTTTCTGCACATATTCACCGGGTTTAAGGTGAAAACGTACAAAAAGCCATT GATGGAGAAAATCGAATGCCTCTCGGTGACCGGTGGCGAGCTACAGACGACACGCGATGATGTCACCCGCAGCTCGGGCGACTTACGGGTGCTGGTGTTTACCGCTTCGCGCAACATCTACATATGGTACGAAGACTGCCAGCAGTTTGTGCGCTGTGTCTTTGCTCAATCGCGCAACCTCGAGGTCGACAAAATCCTCTGGTGCGCCAACAATGCgctcgtgctgctgctgggcaaCCTGTACCAGGGCACGATCACGAACAAGATGCCATGCTCGGTACGGACCCAGCACAGCGACTACAAGGAAACGTACACGCGGAAGGAACTGTGCGAGACCCTACGGAGTCGGATCGAGCTGAAGCGCATCCGCAACCTGAACAATGTCGTAGACTTTGTGTGCGACGCGGCCGGTGAAAACTATGCCGCGTTGGTGGAAAACACCCGCCGCTGTTTCTGCATGCCGGAACTGGTGGAATCAAACTACGACTACGGTACACTGCTGGCGGACGCTTCGGAGATGGATGCCGTGCACGATGTCGTCCTGTACGTCGAAGGCCAACCGTTCGCTAGCCATCGGTTTATCCTGTACCATCGGTCGGAATTTCTTCGTACGATACTACAGAAGCAACCGAAGGAGAAAGAGTTCCATTTGAAGGATCACGGTCTTGGCGCGATGACGGTCGGCGGGTTTCAGCTGGCCCTGCGGTTTCTCTACACCAATAAACTTGTCTCGGTGGCGGACGTTGAAAAGCTAGCGAGGAAACCTGGTAATCGGTCGGGTGCACCGGTAAAACCGACCGTGGCGGAAATGAACCAGATGTCCAGCAAGCTGAAGGGAATGTTTGATCAGATGCACCTGGAAGCGCTGTCAAAGTCGGTCAAAAA CTTGTTAGAGGACCCACCGATTGAACCGTTCCCAAAGCTAAGGCACGATTCCTACCCAGAGCTTTACGACCTCACAATCGAGTTACAGGGTCACGAATCACTTCACGCGCACAAATGCGTCCTGGTGGCGCGCCTCGAGTACTTCGCCATGATGTTCGCCCACACGTGGACGGAGAAGCGCAAAACGGCGGACCTGAAAACGGTCCCACGGGAGTACATGGACGTGATCGTGCAGTTCCTGTACGACAACGATTACGGGCGCGTACGGGGGCAGCGCTACTCGGAGAATTTTCTCTTCAGTATGATTATTATCTGCGATCAGTTCTTCATCGAGGAGCTGAAGAGCATATACGAGACGGTCATAAGCGAGCGGGTGCAGCTGCGCAACGTTGGGGAACTGCTGGAGTTTGCGTATCAGTACAACTGCGAGGTGTTGAAGCACGTGTGCATGCAGTTCATTAGCGTTAACTTTGCCCGCCTGCTCGAGTGGCATCTGCTCGACGGTCTGGAGCCGACCGTTTTGGTGCAGGTCGACCGGTTCTACAAGGAGTTCTTTCAGCTGTCCGACTTCCGTACCATAACACCGTTTTCGGACGCGGTCAGTGACGAGGAGTTGGAGGAGTTTGTGCGCGATTTTCAAGTCGATCTCGACGAGAAGGCAGATGAACCAAAGGGCAAGATGACGGTGACACCGAAGGGCAAGCAGATCAACACGCCAAAGTTCTCCCGGTTACAGAAGGAGAAGCGCAACTTTGAGAAGGAAGCGATGGTGTACCTGCAGCGGTTATCCTTCGAGGAAGCTGCCGCCGAGAAAGAGCGTAAAATTTCCTCCAGCACCACGAGCTCGACAACGGGCCCGGGGAGTACTCCCGATGTTAAACATGAATCGCCCCTAAGCGATCGTCGACCGAACAATGAAACGATCGGATCGGCAGGAAACTCGTGGCAGAAGGTGGCCTCCCCATCGGGGGCCAACGCGGATGCTAAACGAAAATCAGCACTTGCGGCAGCCCTCCGAGCGAATGAGGTGATGAAACAGCAATCGACGTCTCAGGAGCCGTCCTATGCGAACCTTCGGACGGTTCTGGAGAAGACCCCAACGCCGCCCCACATCCAACCGATCCGATCACCCGACGAAGGCTACGAATCGGCAGGCAATGCGACCAGGTCCGCCATCAGTTTGGGGGATTTCGCactgcaaaaaggaaaactctcaCAAAAGCAGCGGAAACGGCTCTCCTCCGGTCCGTCGGTGGAGAAAACGCTGGCCGAAACGGTTACCGGTGGGAAGTCGCCGGAAGTGGGCCCCTCCACCGCCGTACCGGACGTACCGGTTAATCCGTGGAAGATTGTCTCCAGCCCACCGGTGGCCAATCTGTTCAAGATTGGAGAGTCCACAAACGACGGACCGGTGGTGGATCTCGGATCGTCAACGGCGATAACCACGGTTGGTGGCCGCAAGCAGCGAAAGAGTAGTACAAACGAAACGGGGGAAGTTGAAAACCGTACGGTGATCGCTGCGAACGCCCGACAGCTTCGCCAGCGGCAACTTAGCTCTCGCTCGAGCGCTGGGGAAAAGGATTTCAATGAAATCCTTGCGGACGAGCGACGGACCAAGCAATACTACGAGAAGATTAAATCCAAATCGCTCGTACTCACGCAGATCGAGGAAAGGGCGATCGAGGAATTGCGGGCATTCTACAACGTCGACCAGGTGTTTGACGAGAGCATCACGGTTGAGCGTTACCGGCCACCGTTGTTGGACGATGGGTTCAACTATGCCGTTTGGCAATATCAGTAG